The region ttttttttttttttttgtaaatacatATAGTTGTTTGAGGATCTCTCTATTTGCATGTTTTGGAGCACTGTTTCACACAGAATCCCAGTCTGTCAGCCAGAAGAAACGGGTTGAGGTGGCAATactgaaaaaaaccaaacacgaagcataaaaaaaaaaaaaaaaaatgaaatcattgTAATTGGATGTTAATGTCACGTTGAGTGTGGGCTGAGCTACCTGGGATTTTGGCTCAGAGCACGACTCCCCGTCTGATGGTTTGATTTTAAAATCTGATGAGAAACGGGAACTCTGAAGGATTGCAGCCATCTTTCCATCTACATTCACTTCCTCATCTGTCTGCatagaacaaaaaacaatgactaAAACCACATCTGCATGCTTTGTAATACATTAATGACTAAGCCTAAGTTAATGAGCTATTCTTGATTgttgagatttagatttattggTGTGATTCAACGCTGACTTTGATACCTTGAAGCAGTGAGAAGAATCAAAGTCCAACTGATCTGGGAAGTCTGCCACGGTTCCTTTGTAGGTAACAGTTGCTCTGGTCTTCACTGCGTTTCTGGGCAGTTTAAACATCCTGTAAGTGCCTGATGCATACCTGATGTCACCTGGAAAACGAGAAACTCCTTCAGTTGTAGCATCAAAGTAAATCCTGTTGAATTCCTTGTTGTGTTACTCTGTTACCTGTTTTTGCTTTGAGCTCACAGTCGTAGACTACGATGTTACTTGCTGACACTAAGAGAGGAGTGCTGAACCCAACACTATGGGCCAGTGTGATGAGGTCCTGCCAAAACAAAGAGCCAGCCATTCCCTCCCCTGCAGCAGAGGATCAGTGAGGTGACGGAGAATTATTATTGGGCTGTAAACTTTTTTCTCCCTTAAATTTGAAATATTCGTGTATACTTTATTACCCCAGAGGACTGCATCATGCTTCATGTGATCAGGAATGACTTGACTGGCATACATGTCACTGTAGTAAAGCTCACCTCCCTCCTgttatgaaaacaaaatgtagaCTCTGAACACCACTTTTACTTgctacattttctttcttttttatttctgcttACTAACCTTAAGGACGTTGTATGCTTGCTGCAGCACTGCTTTTTTATCAGGACACAAACAAATCACACAGTTGGATCTATAGAGAAAGGAAACAGTGAtgagtttctttctttttttttttttctttgatgttgCATAACGTGTACACATctatattttctttgtgttcTCACATCACAACATCCATGGAGTCATCCTGGATGCCGGCTTCACCAAGCTTCTCCATGTAACCTTCAACAAATGCAACGTTTGGCTTCTCATATCCAAACTTCTTCTGGTGATAATCAATATGCTGACGAGAGGCTGTGACCTAGAGGTAGAAAAGTCAGTGCAGATCTGCTAATAAAATAAGTTATTTCTtaagaaatgtgtttgtgtagaaaataaaggaataaatatgctaacagtgtgtttgtgttttacttGATGGGTTTTAGACATGCTCAAAAATTAATTGGTAACACTGTATATTAAGGTGCTTGTAATAAGCCTTAATAAGTAGTATTTAAGGTTAAGAccttaataaattatttttaacattaattCATTAGGCTATAAACattaagtgttaaaaaaaagcttcattaatatatttattaatgttattaacaCATTGAAGCTgcttgtaataataattatgttaATGAGCTTCTTTATAAGACCTTATATTATTACTGCTtcctgtaaagcatctttgaattttattttgaaaagcgcCATATAAAACTGACTTATTATAAGAGGCTTTTTAACATATACTTACTGATTAAATAGCATTACAgtaatacatatatttatgaATCATTTTCATTAACACTTAATGCTAATAAGCATTTATGAAGGTGCTCATTAACATAtaattactgcttattacaAGCCGTTTCAATGTTTTAATAACATTGAAGCTTTTTAGTAACACATATAGCCTAATTAATGCTAATAAGAATTTAATAAGGCCTTATCAAGAAATGAATTTCTGCTTATTGAGACTTATTACAAGCATCTTAATATAAACTGTTGCTAATTGACTGGTCCTGGGTTTTAATAGCTGTAAAAGGAGAAACAGTACACAGGCCAAACACCTTGTGAACAGCTGTATGTAGTTACCAGCTGTTCTGTCATGTCGATCCCTGTCACATGACCGTGAGCTCCAACCAGTTTACTGAAGGCATAACAGTCTCTGCCTGAGCCACTGCCCAGGTCCAGCAACCTGCAACCATCAAGCTTGGCTGGGAATGGAAGACCACAGCCAAAGAACCTGCAACACCacaaaatccaaataaaaacacagatacaTGCACTATCATCAACATTTTCTACtggaacatttttttctttacagataaatgtaaaaaaaaaaaaaaaaaaagtgtaacatTTTGGTGATTAAAGTGATCCTTTAATGAGTTTATTAAACAAATGACAAGAGGCACAGCCAAATGGCTGTTTCTGTAGCTCACCCCCACATTGCTAACTTTAGCTTGAATGCATTAGCTCtggttttaaacatgttcatggAGGAACCTTCAGGTTTTCTGAGCCTTTCTGTACCTCTTGGTCACTTCCGGGTGGACCTGGTGCAGAGCTTCTTGAACACTGTTGGGCATGGGGCATCGGGGCAGACTGCAGGTAGTGGCACTTGTTTGCAGATCATCTGAAGACTCCAATCGGCTTCCGTAGTATTTCTGCAGGAGCCACACAAACATCAACATGAATGCCTGAATGTGTTTTCAACCTGGTGATTAATATTCGTATTATCTTGAATTGAGCTTATATAAATTCTCCATTTGTTATATAAACCTCTGTTatctgaagaaaaaacaaacaaacatccaaTGCATGCGATCCTCGGGTACCTTCACGTTGTCCCTCACATCGTCCCCTGTCGCCATTCTGCACCCAATACAGTGGAAAACTTTAAAAGTACTTAGAAACAACACATAAGCAGCTGCACACTGTGCACGACAATGATCCGCCCCTTTCCGCTTCAAAgtccttttttttcaaaataaaatcactctGTTAACAAATTAAAAGTGTGGGGAAAGAAGCAGGGAAGATAGCTGTAGCAGTCCATAGAAAACAAtataagatagatagatagatagatagatagatagatagatagatagatagatagataaacctgtgtatgattttttttgcatcaaaagtttaatattaatgtgagtaaatgttatttttgcGATATTCAATGTGAGACTGTTAAACTTACTGCACACAAAGACTTTGGATTTCATTACAAAACTGAGTCTGGTCTAATTAACTTTagtttgaaaataaagtatttatgtaaatattttggcaaaatttttagttcatgttgaaaaattaaaaaaagggggggggggggggggtaatttTCCCCGTACATTCTTTGAAtgagaaatattttaaaatattgttcaatctaataataataaataataatagaattCTGAATCTAAACCtctaaatttgttttttaagtgacttctgatttattttggtttcatttttaaatttctatcATTGGTATTCAATGTCGTTTGATGTGATTTGGTCGTTCTTTGttaatttaaagaaataaaattgaaaacaaaaggTTTCAGGGTGCTGTTGTTACTCCGACACTGAAGAGGCAGTAGTGCACCTTAACCTGGAACATCCGGGTACTTTAACAATTGCGCTCGTTTAACGTTTGCGTATTTTTTGAACGTAAGGATAGCTTCACTGAACGGTCCAATTGCGTAAATAGTGCGTAACTGTGGTCTGTTAATCCGGCTGCGGTGCGTGCTGCGTCTACCGTGTGGCAGCAGTCGTTGGTTGTGCGTGATGCTGTTGTATGAAGACGGAACCACAAAACATTGAAACTGATTCTTGAACGGAGTTTTTGGGCTCCACACAGAAATGTTGTTGTAGGTTTTATTGCGTTCACAAGTCCAGGCTTTGTTCAACTATCTTCAACGTCCTCGGAGTGCAGATTAACAGGTTTGTGCTAGTGTTTCTTCACTGCTGCTGTTAGCTGCTCGGCTAAAGTTAGCACTTCAGGCTAGCTCAGCGCGTCCTCCACGTTTAACGCGGTCTTTATTCATAATCATCCGTGCATTAGCCATTCATTATTCCGCATTTTAATACACGATAATAATTCTTAGAGCATTTGTTTACGGATTTAATCACAAACTTGGGATTTTGGCCATAATGAGTGATGCTAAATTTATTTCGAGCTTTGAAGAAGCCGCGTTAAGCTAACTGCTTGTAGCTAACTATTATTTTGCATTAACAATACATATACATCTTAAATCAGGGTACAAAAGCACAATAATACAATCTGTCACTTGCTGGAGaagtaaataaagaataaacaataacacaaaagaaaagaaaatgtatacGCTAAATACAGACAATGTGAAAGCTAAAGTTAACAGTGTGTAGAACGACTTGTTCTTTTCTCTCCAGTGTAGAGGCGTTCATTGTTATTGCATTGATAATAGAGTAGTGTTATAGAAAGAATagcaaaattatgttttaaatttaaaagtgCGAACCCATAACTTTCATCTCTGATTTATGTCCATTAATAATATTGGTTACTTTCTGCAACGACTATAGTTTCTCTTAAAATTATATGCTCCTTATCAATTTAGTAGGAAtgccttttaaatgttttttgtctgtttgatTGACAGAAGTAAAGGGCTACTTTTATTGTAAGTTTATTTATTGGCTATTAATACGGAAACGTATCATCTAAATTGACCTAGTTTAGAAGacatgataggtgcaccacgtgactttatttattttttattattattgattttatttaagcCCTAAGCTAATGGCTGGTCCAGTGTGTTGATGTGTACTCTttcgctgcaactaccaagtcaaattcctcgtattgttctaaactgtacctggccaataaagctgattctgattctgatgtatatgtattttttaaaggtcgAATTTGCCACCTAAGctttatgtaaatgtatttttaaaggtggaatttgctttgttaaatatgttaaaatgaaaaaaatatatttacttttctgtATCAATTGACACTTccttatttactgtatttgtgaCATGTTTCTCTAAATTACCCTAGCAACTTCAGGTTCATTTATGTGttgccttttttttccctcatataAATATCATGTTAGACATTCTGTTACACAAACTCATTCCCACTGTGCATATGTGTCAGATTTTACTAACCATGTTGGGAGAGTAATTTGccaatttattttaatgctcaAGTCATGTTTCTTAAGTGATCTTGTGGGTTTTCTGTTTGGTGAGGCACGGGGTGGGAATCTTTAGACACCTGACGGTTCAATTACGACTATAGGGACTGCGATTCGATTTTTAATCAATGCTTCTAGATGTAGTTTTTCCCACAGCATTTCTTTGTTTCCACACCACTGATGGattgctgttttatttttaatagcaATTGCATTCTGAAAAAGGAGACACATTTAACTTTTTACCTGTtatttaaccagcagagggccaCTTAGAACAGGTTAGTATAGTGTCAAAATAGCAGCATCCATGCTTGTTACATAATATAATAAACATACTAATCAACAAGGGCTGttctaaatgttatatacaatttattatataataaacaAGATCAGCAGCTCAAGTACTATAGtgcttttttaatatttgtcaatctgttaaaatgtatttctacataattttttgtagttttccaTTTCAATAAACTTAATGAAATTGTTTGCATCGATTACTATATTTGAATGAAGACGTATCGTTTATTTCTCCCATCCCTAGTGAGGCACCATGGCTGCTCCCTTTCCTTACATGCCAGTCCCTCCTGCGATGCCACCTGGGGTACTACCCCCGGTCCAACTACCGGACTTCATGTCTGAAGAGAAACTACAGGAAAAAGGTGTGGCTTTTTTCTCTATTGAGCCAAGTTCTTTCTTTTGGACATCTCccaaaatgtttattaaagtttAATTTGCGTATTAACTGCTTTTCAACCCTATAGCAAGAAAATGGCAGCAATTGCAGGCCAAGCGCTACTCGGAGAAGAGGAAGTTTGGCTTTGTTGATGCCCAGAAGGAAGACATGCCTCCCGAGCATGTCCGCAAGATCATCAGGGACCATGGAGATATGACCAACAGAAAGTTTCGACATGACAAAAGAGTGTACCTCGGGTAAGGTTAAACACAACACCTTTTAAAGGCTGAAACAAACTTGCAGCATGAGGAgacatcttccactgtcaacTCTAAATCCCACCTTTATAATATTGATTGTCCTCATTATGCTGTGTGTTGTGTTCTTATTGcatcttttttacttttttttttttttttacagggcTCTTAAGTACATGCCTCATGCTGTGCTGAAACTCCTTGAGAACATGCCTATGCCTTGGGAGCAGATAAGAGACGTGCCTGTGCTCTACCACATCACTGGAGCCATTTCCTTTGTGAATGAAATCCCCTGGGTCATAGAGCCAGTCTACATTGCCCAGTGGGGGTGAGATGGAGAGATTATTTTGTCTCTTAAGCTTGTTAAATTGGAAAACTAGTTTTCAATGTAAAAACTTAAGAATTTTATTATTCGAAATATGCATGATCctaaggtttttcccttttgtaAATCCAGCGCAATGTGGATCATGATGCGTCGTGAAAAGCGTGATCGCCGTCATTTCAAGCGGATGAGATTCCCACCGTTTGATGATGAGGAGCCTCCCCTGGACTATGCTGACAACATCCTGGACGTGGAACCTCTAGAGGCCATCCAGATGGAGCTCGACCCAGAGGAAGATTCTTCTGTTGTGGAATGGTTCTATGAACACCAGCCTCTCAAAGACACAACCAAGTGAGCCGTAAAATCCTTTTTGAAATTTCTTTTTGATTTTTACCTTCCAAAATGATCTGAAACCTTATTCTTGTGTCTCGGACACAGGTTTGTGAATGGCACCACATATCGTCGTTGGCAGTTCACTTTGTCCATGATGTCCACACTTTATCGTCTCGCCAATCAGCTTCTCACAGACTTGGTGGACCTGAATTACTTCTACTTGTTCGACCTCAAAGCTTTCTTCACTTCCAAGGCTTTGAACATGGCCATTCCCGGTGGTCCGAAATTTGAACCGCTCGTCAGAGACATCAATCTTCAGTAAGATAACTgaaagtagtagtagttttCTTCTGTGTATTAGCGGG is a window of Gouania willdenowi chromosome 13, fGouWil2.1, whole genome shotgun sequence DNA encoding:
- the LOC114474157 gene encoding arsenite methyltransferase isoform X2 gives rise to the protein MATGDDVRDNVKKYYGSRLESSDDLQTSATTCSLPRCPMPNSVQEALHQVHPEVTKRFFGCGLPFPAKLDGCRLLDLGSGSGRDCYAFSKLVGAHGHVTGIDMTEQLVTASRQHIDYHQKKFGYEKPNVAFVEGYMEKLGEAGIQDDSMDVVISNCVICLCPDKKAVLQQAYNVLKEGGELYYSDMYASQVIPDHMKHDAVLWGEGMAGSLFWQDLITLAHSVGFSTPLLVSASNIVVYDCELKAKTGDIRYASGTYRMFKLPRNAVKTRATVTYKGTVADFPDQLDFDSSHCFKTDEEVNVDGKMAAILQSSRFSSDFKIKPSDGESCSEPKSQYCHLNPFLLADRLGFCVKQCSKTCK
- the LOC114474157 gene encoding arsenite methyltransferase isoform X1, with the protein product MATGDDVRDNVKKYYGSRLESSDDLQTSATTCSLPRCPMPNSVQEALHQVHPEVTKRFFGCGLPFPAKLDGCRLLDLGSGSGRDCYAFSKLVGAHGHVTGIDMTEQLVTASRQHIDYHQKKFGYEKPNVAFVEGYMEKLGEAGIQDDSMDVVISNCVICLCPDKKAVLQQAYNVLKEGGELYYSDMYASQVIPDHMKHDAVLWGEGMAGSLFWQDLITLAHSVGFSTPLLVSASNIVVYDCELKAKTGDIRYASGTYRMFKLPRNAVKTRATVTYKGTVADFPDQLDFDSSHCFKTDEEVNVDGKMAAILQSSRFSSDFKIKPSDGESCSEPKSQTDEVNVDERWLQSFSSCFSSDFKIQPSDGESCSEPKSQYCHLNPFLLDHRLGFCVKQCSKTCK